The genomic region GGAATGACATCTATGGCCAAACTTCGGGGGTCGCTTCCGTGTCTCATGGGGTGGCCATTTCAGCCGGAGGCTTTCATAATCTTATTCTCTCGCTGCCGCTCGACCCGCTGGACGGTGACATGGATTCCGATGGTTTGATGGATGGCGAAGAAGTCAACACGCATAGCACGGATCCACGGGATGCTGACTCCGATGACGATGGCCTGACTGATAAGCAGGAGTTGGATAACGGACTCGATCCGCTCACCAGCAACATCGGTCTCGATTCCGATTCGGATAACCTGAGCGATATCGATGAAGTCAATACCCACGGTACCAACCCGCTGAGTGACGACTCCGACGCGGACGGGTTAACCGATGACGAAGAAATCAACACCCACGGCACCGACCCACTGGATGATGATTCCGATGACGATGACCTGACCGACGGTGAAGAGGTTAACAACCATGGCACCGATCCGCTGGATGCCGACTCCGATGACGATGGTTTAACCGATGAGGAAGAAGTGAGCACCCATGGCACCAACCCACTGGATGCCGACCCCGATGCCGATGGCCTCACTGATAAGCAGGAGGTGGAAAACGGCCTTGATCCGTCTGTCAGCAACATTGGGCTGGATTCGGATTCAGACACCTTGAGCGACATTGATGAGGTGCTCACCCACGGCACCAATCCTTTGGAAGACGACACAGATTCAGATGGCCTGACCGACCCTAATGAATTGACTCTCGGGCTCGACCCGCTGGTCAGCAACATCGGGCAGGATTCTGATTTGGACGGCTTGAAGGATCTCGCCGAAGTGCTCACCCATGGGACCGACCCGCTCAAGCGTGACAGTGATGACGATACCCTTTCCGACTATTTTGAAATCCATTACTTCAAAACCAACCCTCTCGATGCGGACACCGATGCTGATGGTATCGATGACCAGGATGAAATGCCGAAGGTGGTGGCATTCGGCAGAAATGCGGAGGGTCAGATAAGCATTCCGAATTTCTCATCCCAGGTGGTGACCGTTGATGGCGGTGGATATCACAGCCTGGCTCTTCTGGCCGATGGTTCGGTGGTGGGCTGGGGTCAAAACACGTATGGTCAGGTCTCGGTTCCGGCTTCCGCCACCAACGTAGTGGCGATTTCTGCGGGGCTTGAGCACAGTCTAGCATTGAAGGCCGACGGCACCGTGATTGCCTGGGGGCGGAATCAATCCGGCCAAAGTAGCGTGCCAGGCTCTTTGACGGATGCTACAGCGATTTCTGCCGGATTTTATCACAGCTTAGCATTGAAGGCCGACGGTACCGTGATTGGTTGGGGATCCAATAGTTCTGGCCAGATCACGACACCTAGCTCAGTGATTAATCCGGTGGACATTGCCGCGGGAGATGGTCACAGCCTGGCACTCAATGCCGACGGTTCCGTCATTGCGTGGGGGTATGATCACCTGGGGCAAGCGACGGTGCCCGGGGCGGTCACCCAGGCGGTGGCGATCGATACCAACAGGTATCATAGTTTAGCGATGCAGTCCGACGGCACGCTCATCGGTTGGGGAGACAACTCCCACAATCAAAGCACCGGACCTTCCTCGGTGAACAATGCGGCAGCCATCGCATGCGGTGGGCAGTACAATCTGGCGCTCCTCGACGATGGCTCCGTGGTCGGGTGGGGAAAAAATTTATACCATCAGGTTTCGGAGCCTGGAACGGTCGCGAATGCCATGGCAATCTCGGCTGGGTATTATCACAGTTTGGTGCTTTCGCTGGATCTGGATCCGCTCAATCCCGACTCGGATGGCGACGGGCTACTGGATGGTGAAGAAGGAAGCAGCTATGGAACCGATCCCTTGAATCCAGACTCGGATGGGGACGGGTTCTCCGATGGCGATGAGGTCAATATCCATGGGACCGATCCTACGGATCTGGACGCCGATGACGATGGCCTTATCAACAGCCTGGAAATTGAACTCGGATTCGATCCCTTTGTCAGCAATATCGGCGTCGACACAGATTCAGACGGGATCGATGATGTCGATGAGTTGTTAGTCCACGAAACGAACCCGTTGATTGACGACACGGATGAGGATGGCTTGCTCGATGGAGCAGAAGTCAACACGCTTGGAACCGACCCATTGGATGCCGATACGGATGAGGATGGCTTGTCCGATAGCGCGGAAGTGAACACCTATGGTACCAGTCCGCTTCTGCGCGATACAGATGCGGATAAGATCACGGACTACCTGGAAATCCGTTATCTGGGAACCAATCCGCTCGATGTCGATAGCGACTCCGACGGTCTGGATGATGCGGATGAGCTGCCTGAGTTGGTGGCCTTCGGGAACAATGGTGTGGGACAGGGTCAGGTGCCTTCTGCCGCGGCCAAGGTGATCGATGTCGGAGCGGGAAAGTTTCACAACATCGCCCTGCTGGCGGATGGCTCATTGGTCGGATGGGGAGATAATGATTATGGGCAATCCACCATTCCGTCAGGGGTGACCAATGTGATCGCCATTTACGTGGGTGCTTATCACAACCTGGCGCTTTTGGGGGATGGTTCGCTCGTCGGCTGGGGAAGAAATGAAGACGGCCAAGCAACGATCCCTGCAACAGTGACGAATCCGAAAGCGATCGCTGCAGGAGAATCCCACAATCTGGCCATCCAGCCGGACAACTCGGTCGTCGCATGGGGGAGTGATCTTGCTCTTGCAGCGACGGTTCCTTCATCAGTGACCGATGCGGCGGCTATCTCTGCAGGCTCGGGCTACAGCCTAGCGCTGCTGAACGATGGTTCTGTCATCTCTTGGGCTAAGACCAGTTTCGGTATCAACAATGTCCCGGAATTTGGGGCCGATGTGGAAGCGATTGCAGCTGGAGACCTTCATGCTTTGGCTCTCTTAGCGGACGGCACGGTGGTTGCATGGGGAAATAATCAATTCGGTCAGACGAGCATTCCCCCAGATCTCAGCAATGCCGTACAGATTTCAGCAGGTGGACTCCATAGCCTCGCGCTCCTTGAAGACGGCACCGTGATTGGATGGGGACACAATACCTCCGGACAGACCACCATCCCGAGCGTAGTGAGTCATGCAAAGGCCATCCGCGCTGGGGGTAATCACAGCCTGATCATCATCCAAAAGCTGGATCCTTTGAATCCTGACTCGGATGCGGATGGTATGGCCGATGGCTGGGAAGTGGACCGGGGGCTCGATCCCACCGATGCCGCGGATGCCACTCCCGATGCTGACGGTGATGGCGCATCTGCCTACGACGAGTATGTGGCAGATACCAACCCGTTTGATACCGCGGATCGCTTTCGCATTTTGGCCTTGGAAAGAGGTGAAACCATCACCATCACGGTTCCGACATCGTCGGTGAGATCCTACACGCTCCTGCGCAGCACAGACCTGCAGGAGTGGACTCCGGTTCCGGGACAGACCGCTATACCGGGCACTGGGAATAATCTCATTTTTTCAGGCACAACCTTAGATTCATCCGCTTTCTACAAGGTAGAAGTGGCGATTCCGTAGGTTGTCGGTCATCATCGAGTCCATCCCATGTGGGCTGCAGGGCTATCCCGAACGAGTTCAAGCTGATGAATATTGGCCAGTTTGTTCACGATGGCTTCTATGTGGAATAGCTGGTCCCCGAAGTCGATCAATCTGGCTATTGGGGTGTGAGCTATTGCAGGAAGGAGAGTAAAGCCTTCGTTCCGTTGCTCTGGTGTCTGTATCTGACTGGAATTGGTCTGCGCTACTGGGGTGCTTGACGGATGAGGGGGAACCTAGTTTTCTGAGACTATGCTTGATAAGCTAAAAGATTTTGCGGTGAAGAAGGGCTACGACATCGCCCGTTCTAAAGGAGTAAAGTGCCCGAAGTGTGCGCAGAAACTCCTGCTTCCCCCTGTGATGCCCAAGGAGGGGCTGGATGCCGAATTTGACTGTGCTAGCT from Rubritalea squalenifaciens DSM 18772 harbors:
- a CDS encoding LamG-like jellyroll fold domain-containing protein, giving the protein MLICQTSGAVDLNDGLIAHYPLTSDAADASGNGMTGTVMSGVSFNNGYADFDGTTNAWIDLPDGFDSFTNGFSFSGWVRYDSFAENYSRIFDFSVGADTNNILMGHVGTTDGLVYDVRNGGGWDVPDFFVTGEWVHITLVHAANGQVSLYRNGVDTGLNTTRALPASSVRTINYLGRSPWAVDGYLDGALKDLRFYNRPLSALEVVALTPDGDSDEDGLSNQYESDNGLDPLDRDSDEDGITDYIEVHYTKTNPLLSDSDADGLDDSEELPQLSTSGRNNYGQTTIPGSATNVVAVSAGVYHSLALLADGSVVAWGRNDSGQTSVPASASNAIAIAAGESHSLAVLADGSVVGWGNTFSGKIDILSSVKNAVGVAAGRFHSLALLVDGSVIGWGGNLYGQATVPATATNVEAISAGAYHSLALRADGSVIAWGDSSLGQNSVPGTAINVAGISAGENHGLAVLDDGTVIAWGDNSQSQIAIPSTITNAVAVSGGNDHSLVLHDDGTVSGWGNDIYGQTSGVASVSHGVAISAGGFHNLILSLPLDPLDGDMDSDGLMDGEEVNTHSTDPRDADSDDDGLTDKQELDNGLDPLTSNIGLDSDSDNLSDIDEVNTHGTNPLSDDSDADGLTDDEEINTHGTDPLDDDSDDDDLTDGEEVNNHGTDPLDADSDDDGLTDEEEVSTHGTNPLDADPDADGLTDKQEVENGLDPSVSNIGLDSDSDTLSDIDEVLTHGTNPLEDDTDSDGLTDPNELTLGLDPLVSNIGQDSDLDGLKDLAEVLTHGTDPLKRDSDDDTLSDYFEIHYFKTNPLDADTDADGIDDQDEMPKVVAFGRNAEGQISIPNFSSQVVTVDGGGYHSLALLADGSVVGWGQNTYGQVSVPASATNVVAISAGLEHSLALKADGTVIAWGRNQSGQSSVPGSLTDATAISAGFYHSLALKADGTVIGWGSNSSGQITTPSSVINPVDIAAGDGHSLALNADGSVIAWGYDHLGQATVPGAVTQAVAIDTNRYHSLAMQSDGTLIGWGDNSHNQSTGPSSVNNAAAIACGGQYNLALLDDGSVVGWGKNLYHQVSEPGTVANAMAISAGYYHSLVLSLDLDPLNPDSDGDGLLDGEEGSSYGTDPLNPDSDGDGFSDGDEVNIHGTDPTDLDADDDGLINSLEIELGFDPFVSNIGVDTDSDGIDDVDELLVHETNPLIDDTDEDGLLDGAEVNTLGTDPLDADTDEDGLSDSAEVNTYGTSPLLRDTDADKITDYLEIRYLGTNPLDVDSDSDGLDDADELPELVAFGNNGVGQGQVPSAAAKVIDVGAGKFHNIALLADGSLVGWGDNDYGQSTIPSGVTNVIAIYVGAYHNLALLGDGSLVGWGRNEDGQATIPATVTNPKAIAAGESHNLAIQPDNSVVAWGSDLALAATVPSSVTDAAAISAGSGYSLALLNDGSVISWAKTSFGINNVPEFGADVEAIAAGDLHALALLADGTVVAWGNNQFGQTSIPPDLSNAVQISAGGLHSLALLEDGTVIGWGHNTSGQTTIPSVVSHAKAIRAGGNHSLIIIQKLDPLNPDSDADGMADGWEVDRGLDPTDAADATPDADGDGASAYDEYVADTNPFDTADRFRILALERGETITITVPTSSVRSYTLLRSTDLQEWTPVPGQTAIPGTGNNLIFSGTTLDSSAFYKVEVAIP